Proteins encoded in a region of the Quercus lobata isolate SW786 chromosome 8, ValleyOak3.0 Primary Assembly, whole genome shotgun sequence genome:
- the LOC115956036 gene encoding homogentisate 1,2-dioxygenase, whose protein sequence is MENKRAEEAEEVEYQSGFGNHLASEAIPGALPKGQNSPLICPFGLYAEQISGTPFTSPRKLNLRSWLYRIKPSVTHEPFKRREAGHEKLVSEFNNQSKASTTPTQLRWNPPHIPDQPTDFIDGLYTVCGAGSSFLRHGFAIHMYTANKSMTNCAFCNADGDFLIVPQQGRLWITTECGRLQVSPGEIAVLPQGFRFAVNLPDGPSRGYVAEVFGTHFQLPDLGPIGANGLAAPRDFLVPTAWFEESSYPGFTIVQKFGGELFTARQDFSPFNVVAWHGNYAPYKYDLSKFCPYNTVLIDHSDPSINTVLTAPTEKPGVALLDFVIFPPRWLVAEHTFRPPYYHRNCMSEFMGLIHGGYEAKADGFLPGGASLHNCMTPHGPDTKTYETTIASGNEAGPHKITDTMAFMFESCLIPRVCSWALESPLMDHDYYHCWIGLRSHFTGEGTDMKSLNIQN, encoded by the exons ATGGAGAATAAGAGGGCAGAAGAAGCAGAAGAGGTGGAGTACCAATCTGGGTTCGGAAACCACTTGGCTTCGGAGGCAATCCCAGGAGCTCTTCCCAAAGGTCAAAACAGCCCTCTTATCTGCCCTTTCGGCCTCTACGCCGAACAGATCTCTGGCACCCCCTTCACCTCTCCTCGCAAGCTCAATCTTCGCAG TTGGCTATATCGGATAAAACCATCAGTTACACATGAACCGTTTAAACGTCGGGAAGCAGGTCATGAGAAGCTGGTTAGTGAATTCAACAACCAGTCCAAAGCTTCTACCACCCCAACTCAGCTACGATGGAACCCCCCTCATATTCCCGATCAACCCACGGATTTTATCGATGGCTTATACACTGTGTGCGGGGCTGGCAGCTCATTCCTACGCCATGGATTTGCTATTCACAT GTATACTGCCAACAAATCTATGACTAACTGTGCCTTTTGCAATGCTGATGGTGACTTCTTGATAGTGCCTCAACAGGGAA GGCTATGGATCACTACTGAATGTGGAAGATTGCAAGTTTCCCCAGGTGAAATTGCCGTTCTACCTCAGGGATTTCGTTTTGCTGTTAATTTGCCTGATGGCCCATCACGTGGTTATGTTGCTGAGGTTTTTGGTACCCATTTTCAACTTCCTGATCTTGGACCCATAG GTGCTAATGGTCTTGCTGCTCCAAGGGACTTCCTTGTGCCTACAGCCTGGTTTGAAGAGAGTTCCTATCCAGGCTTCACTATTGTACAAAAGTTTGGTGGCGAACTCTTTACTGCTAGACAAGATTTCTCTCCATTCAATGTTGTTGCTTGGCATGGTAACTATGCTCCGTATAAG TATGATCTAAGTAAGTTCTGCCCTTACAATACAGTTTTAATCGATCATAGTGATCCATCAATAAATACAG TATTGACGGCACCAACTGAAAAACCTGGCGTTGCTCTGCttgattttgtcatttttcctcCCCGATGGTTGGTTGCAGAGCATACATTCCGGCCTCCATATTATCATCGCAATTGTATGAGTGAATTTATGGGCCTCATTCACGGTGGATATGAG GCGAAAGCTGACGGGTTTCTCCCTGGTGGTGCAAGTCTTCATAACTGCATGACTCCCCATGGGCCTGATACCAAGACATATGAG ACAACAATTGCAAGTGGAAATGAGGCAGGGCCGCATAAAATAACTGATACCATGGCTTTTATGTTTGAATCGTGTTTAATACCCCGCGTCTGCTCTTGGGCTCTTGAGTCTCCCTTAATGGATCATGATTATTACCATTGTTGGATAGGCCTGAGATCCCATTTTACAGGCGAAGGGACAGATATGAAAAGTCTAAACATACAGAATTGA
- the LOC115954863 gene encoding basic leucine zipper 61-like, whose product MAQLPPKIPSMTQNWHSSPHQRMPIIANFIPTNHNTNNNTQHHQQQQQQQPPSWIDEFLDFSSARRGSHRRTVSDSIAFLEAPFIEECRNSSTAVVMHGNNGFDRLDDEQLMSMFSDDLSVTLPPTVSSSNPSTPSDHNSNIDDDNKPMPLEQQQQPKAEPGEVESSCNTDPQAPPPSATPTGDSITDPKRVKRILANRQSAQRSRVRKLQYISELERSVTTLQTEVSALSPRVAFLDHQRLILNVDNSALKQRIAALAQDKIFKDAHQEALKKEIERLREIYHHQNLKKMSNQNAAQPRQPPTSAPLGCTNTQQLIN is encoded by the exons ATGGCACAATTACCGCCCAAAATACCAAGCATGACTCAAAATTGGCATTCATCTCCTCACCAACGAATGCCAATTATAGCAAACTTCATTCCCACAAACCATAACACCAACAACAACACccaacatcatcaacaacaacaacaacaacaacctcCCTCTTGGATAGATGAGTTCCTCGACTTCTCATCCGCCCGACGCGGATCCCACCGTCGGACTGTGAGCGATTCCATTGCCTTTCTGGAAGCCCCATTCATTGAAGAATGCCGGAATTCTAGCACCGCGGTAGTCATGCATGGGAATAATGGTTTTGACCGTTTGGACGACGAGCAGCTCATGTCAATGTTCTCCGATGATTTATCGGTCACACTTCCGCCTACTGTGTCGTCTTCCAACCCGTCCACGCCATCCGATCACAACAGCAATATTGATGATGACAACAAGCCAATGCCACTAGAACAGCAGCAACAGCCTAAAGCTGAACCAGGAGAGGTGGAAAGCTCATGCAATACTGACCCACAAGCGCCACCGCCCTCCGCAACCCCCACCGGAGACTCCATCACCGATCCTAAGAGGGTTAAAAG AATCTTGGCAAACCGGCAATCAGCGCAAAGGTCTAGAGTTAGGAAGCTACAATATATTTCAGAGCTTGAACGGAGTGTGACAACGTTACAG ACCGAAGTATCAGCGTTGTCACCACGGGTTGCATTCTTGGACCACCAGAGGTTGATTCTTAATGTTGATAATAGCGCTCTCAAGCAACGGATCGCTGCTTTGGCTCAGGATAAGATTTTCAAAGATG cTCATCAAGAGGCATTAAAGAAGGAAATAGAGAGATTGAGGGAAATCTACCACCACCAGAACCTTAAGAAGATGAGCAACCAAAATGCAGCACAACCACGACAGCCACCAACCTCTGCTCCCTTGGGCTGTACAAACACACAGCAGCTTATCAACTGA